A window of the Radiobacillus deserti genome harbors these coding sequences:
- a CDS encoding methyl-accepting chemotaxis protein, whose protein sequence is MGKLIQIRSLRVKIIIVCLLLLAFPSLVIGMIGYNTSKADLNDLGEVNLQNNVRMAVKLADSLSKQVEEGDLTEEEAQERLKVALLGELQQDGTRPIDSSIEIGKHGYFFIIDEQGVLLGHPNSEGTNLWDKEDPNGVKVGKAIVESALEGNGFSYYDWPLPDNPNAIEPKVTYAEQEENWGFIICAGTYMVDFNAGANRLLSIMAIAIGAALIIGALIIWFISGKITKPITRVSDRMAQIANGELYHEPLSVNTSDETKKLTEALNHLQTSIRSIIQSVSGASRQVTTQSDWLIQSSFQVKETSNQVAATMQELSSGSEAQATNASNLAHFMGQFTEKVNNAYDNGHAVSNTSSQVMEMAEDGTVLMSQSVDQMQNIHEKVSEAVHRVDDLSSDTKEITKLVEVIQGVAEQTNLLALNAAIEAARAGEQGKGFAVVANEVRVLAEQVSSSVGEITDIVKRITNSSEYVVTSLRESYTEVEEGTEQIQQTRKTFDQIKESVLEMVENSEKISSDLQLITENSREMSQSIDNIAAVAEESAAGIEQTAASAQQSHSSVEEVTESAKKLDALSKQLEEEIKKFQIE, encoded by the coding sequence ATGGGCAAATTGATACAGATACGGTCATTAAGAGTGAAAATCATAATTGTGTGCCTACTTTTGTTAGCGTTTCCATCACTGGTGATAGGAATGATTGGCTATAACACAAGTAAGGCAGATTTAAATGACCTAGGGGAAGTAAACCTTCAAAACAATGTTCGAATGGCTGTGAAATTGGCAGACAGTCTTTCGAAGCAAGTAGAAGAAGGAGATTTGACTGAGGAAGAAGCTCAAGAACGATTAAAGGTCGCGTTATTAGGGGAACTACAACAAGATGGAACACGACCAATCGACTCCTCTATTGAGATAGGAAAGCATGGCTACTTCTTCATTATTGATGAACAAGGGGTACTATTAGGACACCCTAACTCCGAGGGAACTAATTTATGGGATAAAGAAGATCCGAATGGTGTTAAAGTAGGAAAGGCGATAGTGGAGTCTGCACTGGAAGGGAATGGGTTTAGCTATTACGACTGGCCACTTCCGGACAATCCAAACGCCATTGAACCGAAAGTAACGTATGCCGAACAAGAGGAAAACTGGGGATTTATTATTTGTGCTGGTACTTATATGGTAGATTTTAATGCAGGCGCAAATCGGTTGCTCAGTATTATGGCTATAGCAATTGGTGCGGCTTTGATTATTGGTGCTCTTATTATTTGGTTTATTTCAGGAAAAATAACAAAACCGATTACACGCGTATCAGATAGGATGGCACAGATTGCAAACGGGGAACTATATCATGAACCGTTAAGCGTAAATACAAGCGATGAAACGAAAAAATTAACAGAAGCCTTAAATCATTTACAAACAAGTATCCGTTCCATTATTCAAAGTGTATCCGGTGCGTCTAGGCAAGTAACCACTCAAAGTGATTGGCTCATTCAGTCCTCGTTTCAAGTAAAAGAAACGAGTAATCAAGTTGCTGCCACCATGCAGGAATTATCCTCTGGCTCCGAGGCACAGGCAACAAACGCATCAAATTTAGCTCATTTCATGGGGCAGTTTACTGAGAAGGTCAACAATGCGTATGATAATGGACATGCTGTATCCAATACATCTAGCCAAGTGATGGAAATGGCAGAAGACGGAACGGTGCTCATGAGTCAATCTGTAGACCAGATGCAAAATATTCACGAAAAAGTAAGTGAAGCCGTCCATCGCGTTGATGATCTAAGTAGTGATACGAAGGAAATTACGAAACTAGTAGAAGTAATTCAGGGAGTCGCAGAACAAACAAACTTACTTGCACTTAATGCAGCCATCGAAGCAGCTCGAGCAGGGGAACAAGGAAAAGGGTTCGCCGTTGTAGCCAATGAAGTAAGGGTGTTGGCAGAGCAAGTATCAAGCTCGGTTGGAGAAATAACAGATATCGTGAAACGAATTACAAACAGCTCTGAATATGTTGTTACTTCACTGCGCGAAAGTTATACGGAAGTGGAAGAGGGGACGGAACAAATTCAACAAACACGAAAAACATTTGATCAAATTAAGGAATCCGTTCTCGAGATGGTGGAGAACAGCGAAAAGATCTCTTCTGACTTACAATTAATTACGGAGAATAGTCGTGAGATGAGTCAATCTATTGATAATATTGCTGCAGTTGCTGAAGAGTCGGCAGCTGGTATTGAACAAACAGCTGCATCTGCGCAACAATCGCACAGCTCTGTTGAGGAGGTAACCGAAAGCGCCAAAAAGCTAGATGCATTATCGAAGCAACTAGAGGAGGAAATCAAGAAGTTTCAAATAGAGTGA
- a CDS encoding DUF5392 family protein, producing MNPMMFQKMPHYIQREMEAISEKIRPLMKKSSLYTSIAFPMIIVSIINIFVLLFTNGLSNGLSISLIIFALMAAVGMALSKESKFLRKEIQKQSNQHILKRIEQSEVVPESTKNKFIQMVKQQPVLGFHTFVTFLEEEEKER from the coding sequence ATGAATCCAATGATGTTTCAAAAAATGCCGCACTATATACAACGAGAAATGGAGGCAATTAGTGAAAAGATTAGACCGTTGATGAAAAAATCTTCCCTTTATACCTCCATCGCTTTTCCAATGATTATTGTTTCGATTATTAATATTTTTGTTTTACTGTTCACGAATGGCCTCAGCAATGGACTGAGTATTTCCTTAATTATATTTGCACTGATGGCTGCTGTTGGGATGGCCTTATCAAAAGAATCAAAGTTCTTGCGCAAGGAAATACAAAAACAAAGTAACCAGCACATCTTGAAGAGAATCGAGCAAAGTGAAGTTGTTCCAGAATCAACAAAAAATAAATTCATCCAAATGGTTAAACAACAACCTGTGTTGGGTTTCCACACATTTGTAACGTTTCTAGAGGAAGAAGAGAAAGAACGATAA
- a CDS encoding YjiH family protein: MLFMIPFSFQGKVTIPVAMLADWIRETFVAIIPEFVTIIISLTVIITIVTKISKPKIIRNSPFLKGLFDVAPLWVLARILAMIFAVMTLFQFGPEFIWSDDTGGLLFNDLIPALVAVFLFAGLFLPLLLDFGLLELFGALLTKIMRPVFTLPGRSSIDCIASWLGDGTIGVLLTNKQYEDGYYTKREAAVIGTTFSVVSITFTIVVLELMELEHMFIPYYTTIVIAGLAAAIICPRIPPLSRKADTYLDGSSTVKSENIPSHLSRLKFGLLQAVGKAKQTEWRAVGKGGVQNVLDMWMGVIPIVMAIGTIALIIAEKTPVFEWIGAPFVPLLQVLQVPAAVEAAPTMVIGFADMFLPSVIGSGIESPLTRFVIACVSVTQLIYMSEVGGLLLGSKLPVRFGDLVIIFIERTLITLPIIVLMAHLFF, encoded by the coding sequence ATGCTTTTCATGATTCCATTTTCTTTCCAAGGTAAGGTGACGATACCTGTAGCTATGTTAGCTGATTGGATTCGAGAGACATTTGTAGCAATCATTCCTGAATTCGTCACCATTATTATTTCTTTAACTGTGATTATTACTATTGTAACGAAGATAAGTAAGCCTAAGATTATAAGGAACAGTCCTTTCTTGAAAGGTCTTTTTGACGTAGCGCCTTTGTGGGTTTTGGCGAGAATACTTGCTATGATTTTCGCAGTCATGACCTTATTTCAATTTGGACCGGAATTTATATGGTCGGACGATACGGGTGGATTATTGTTTAATGACTTAATTCCGGCGTTGGTCGCTGTATTCTTATTTGCTGGCTTGTTTTTACCATTATTATTAGATTTTGGACTTTTAGAATTGTTCGGTGCGTTACTTACAAAAATAATGCGACCTGTCTTCACCCTACCAGGTCGATCCTCCATTGATTGTATTGCTTCCTGGTTAGGGGATGGAACAATCGGCGTATTGTTGACAAATAAACAATATGAAGATGGCTATTACACGAAAAGAGAAGCTGCCGTTATCGGAACGACTTTCTCGGTAGTATCGATTACCTTTACGATTGTTGTTCTTGAGTTGATGGAACTTGAGCATATGTTTATTCCTTATTACACAACCATTGTTATTGCTGGATTAGCAGCTGCTATTATTTGTCCGCGTATTCCACCACTATCTAGAAAAGCAGATACGTATTTAGATGGGTCTTCCACCGTAAAGAGCGAAAACATCCCTTCCCACCTCTCTCGTCTGAAGTTTGGATTGCTCCAAGCTGTGGGGAAAGCGAAGCAAACAGAATGGAGGGCGGTTGGTAAAGGTGGCGTACAAAACGTCTTAGATATGTGGATGGGCGTCATTCCGATCGTAATGGCGATTGGAACGATTGCACTCATTATTGCGGAGAAGACTCCTGTTTTTGAATGGATTGGTGCCCCGTTTGTTCCACTATTACAAGTGTTACAGGTTCCAGCAGCTGTAGAAGCAGCTCCGACAATGGTAATTGGGTTTGCAGACATGTTTTTGCCTTCCGTTATTGGAAGTGGAATTGAAAGTCCGCTAACTCGCTTTGTGATTGCTTGTGTTTCTGTTACGCAGTTAATTTACATGTCTGAAGTTGGAGGACTGTTGCTAGGATCTAAGCTCCCAGTCCGTTTTGGGGATCTCGTTATCATTTTCATAGAAAGAACGCTTATTACATTGCCTATTATTGTTCTAATGGCACATCTGTTTTTTTAA
- a CDS encoding ABC-F family ATP-binding cassette domain-containing protein, protein MHNVSLRYGDKKLFEDVNLKFTPGNCYGVIGANGAGKSTFLKILSGEIEPQTGNVSMGPDERLAVLKQDHFEYEEYEVLKTVIMGHERLHQIMEEKDAIYMKADFSEEDGMKAAELEGEFAELNGWEAESDAAVLLKGLGIPEELHTKKMAELPGADKVKVLLAQALFGNPDILLLDEPTNHLDIQAIQWLEEFLINFENTVIVVSHDRHFLNKVCTHIADVDFGKIEIFVGNYDFWYESSQLALRLAQEANKKKEEKIKELQNFIARFSANASKSKQATSRKKMLDNISLDDIKPSSRKYPYIAFTPGREIGNDLLMVENLSKTIDGVKVLNNVSFTMNKGDKIALVGRDEIAKTTLLRILMGEIEPDEGSFKWGVTTSQSYFPKDNAEFFENSNLTLVEWLRQFSPEDQTETFLRGFLGRMLFSGEQALKKANVLSGGEKVRCMLSKMMLSNSNVLLLDEPTNHLDLESITALNNGLIKFKGSILFTSHDHQFVNSIANRLIEITPNGIIDKEMSYDEYVADKSLQQQIETMYAS, encoded by the coding sequence ATTCATAATGTAAGTTTACGATATGGAGATAAGAAACTGTTTGAGGATGTGAATCTAAAGTTCACCCCTGGAAACTGTTATGGTGTTATCGGGGCAAACGGTGCTGGTAAATCGACCTTTTTAAAAATTCTTTCTGGTGAAATCGAGCCGCAAACTGGTAATGTGTCTATGGGGCCAGATGAACGACTGGCTGTATTGAAACAGGATCATTTTGAATATGAAGAATATGAAGTCCTTAAGACCGTTATAATGGGACACGAAAGACTACATCAAATAATGGAAGAGAAAGATGCTATTTATATGAAGGCAGACTTCTCCGAGGAAGATGGAATGAAGGCAGCAGAGCTAGAAGGTGAATTTGCAGAGCTTAACGGTTGGGAAGCAGAATCCGATGCTGCTGTACTATTAAAGGGATTAGGAATTCCAGAAGAGCTTCATACAAAGAAGATGGCGGAGCTTCCTGGTGCCGACAAAGTAAAAGTGTTGTTAGCACAAGCTCTATTCGGAAATCCAGATATCTTATTACTGGATGAGCCTACGAACCACTTGGATATTCAAGCGATTCAATGGCTAGAAGAGTTTTTAATTAATTTTGAGAACACTGTTATCGTCGTATCCCATGATCGTCACTTCTTAAACAAGGTATGTACACACATTGCGGATGTAGACTTCGGTAAAATCGAAATTTTCGTCGGAAACTATGATTTCTGGTATGAATCTAGCCAACTAGCGCTTCGACTGGCACAAGAAGCAAATAAGAAAAAAGAAGAGAAAATCAAAGAGCTTCAAAACTTTATCGCAAGATTTAGTGCTAATGCCTCAAAATCGAAGCAAGCGACATCACGTAAAAAAATGCTCGACAATATAAGCTTAGATGATATTAAACCTTCATCTAGAAAATACCCGTACATCGCCTTCACGCCAGGACGTGAAATCGGAAACGACTTATTAATGGTAGAGAATCTTTCCAAAACGATAGACGGTGTTAAAGTACTGAACAATGTTAGCTTTACGATGAACAAGGGTGACAAAATTGCACTTGTTGGGCGAGACGAAATTGCAAAAACTACTCTACTTCGTATTCTAATGGGAGAAATCGAACCAGATGAAGGAAGCTTTAAATGGGGTGTAACGACTTCTCAATCTTACTTCCCTAAAGATAACGCAGAGTTTTTTGAGAATAGTAATCTTACTTTGGTGGAATGGTTACGTCAATTCTCACCTGAAGATCAAACAGAGACCTTTTTACGTGGTTTCTTAGGAAGGATGCTTTTCTCCGGAGAGCAAGCACTGAAAAAAGCGAATGTTTTATCCGGTGGAGAAAAGGTTCGTTGCATGCTCTCTAAAATGATGCTAAGTAATTCCAATGTTTTGTTATTGGATGAGCCTACGAACCATTTAGACCTTGAATCCATTACAGCGTTAAACAATGGATTGATTAAATTTAAAGGGTCTATCTTGTTCACCTCTCATGACCATCAGTTCGTGAACAGTATTGCGAATCGCTTAATTGAGATTACACCAAATGGTATTATCGACAAGGAAATGAGTTACGATGAATATGTAGCAGATAAAAGCCTACAACAACAAATCGAAACGATGTATGCATCTTAA
- a CDS encoding GNAT family N-acetyltransferase — protein MENDYYPIVILHHDMPVGFFVLHGWDGVQKYSDNQNALLIRAYSIHPSFQGKGIALQSLQILPTFVKKQFPTCNEIVLGVNHKNIPAQRLYLRSGFKDSGKRIIGKLGEQFVFHMNV, from the coding sequence ATAGAAAATGACTACTATCCAATTGTGATCTTGCATCATGATATGCCAGTAGGTTTTTTTGTCCTACACGGCTGGGATGGTGTGCAAAAATACAGTGATAACCAAAATGCCTTGTTAATACGTGCCTATTCCATACATCCTAGCTTTCAAGGGAAGGGAATCGCTTTGCAATCACTACAAATTCTACCAACATTTGTGAAAAAACAGTTCCCAACTTGTAATGAAATTGTACTTGGGGTTAATCACAAAAATATACCTGCGCAACGATTATATCTCCGTTCTGGATTCAAGGACAGTGGTAAAAGAATCATCGGAAAATTAGGAGAGCAGTTTGTATTTCATATGAATGTGTAA
- a CDS encoding FAD-dependent oxidoreductase produces the protein MKVAVIGCTHAGTAAISNILKLYPNAEIDVFEKNDNVSFLSCGIALYVGGVVEDPNGLFYASVEGFEQQGVRMHMRHEVTVCDMEGKYIEAKNLENGEVTGYDYDKLIITTGSWPVTPPIPGFDLENVQLCKNFTHAQEIIKKAKDAKNVVVIGAGYIGIELVEAFEEADKNVTLIDSEARILNRYFDKAFTDPLENTFRELGVNLALEQTVTKFEGNNKVEAVVTNKGSYKADLVIMCVGFRPNTDLFQNQLETLPNGAIIVDEFMRTSREDVFAAGDCCAVAYNPTKQAAYIPLATNAVRMGTLVAHNLLHPVLAHQGTQGTSGLKIYQHNLASTGLTEVAAEASGLNVRSTLLVDNYRPEFMPENMELKIKLVYEVDTHRIVGAQVLSDADFTQAMNTMSVVIQNNMTIEQLALTDFFFQPHYNKPWNFLNQVALQAMGQVAERKSNLLLLK, from the coding sequence ATGAAAGTAGCAGTTATTGGTTGTACACATGCAGGAACAGCAGCAATCTCTAATATCTTAAAACTATATCCAAATGCAGAAATAGATGTGTTCGAAAAAAATGACAATGTATCGTTCTTATCTTGTGGAATCGCGCTTTACGTTGGAGGAGTAGTTGAAGATCCAAATGGTCTCTTCTACGCTTCTGTAGAAGGGTTTGAGCAACAAGGTGTGCGCATGCATATGCGTCATGAAGTAACAGTATGTGATATGGAAGGAAAGTATATCGAGGCAAAAAACCTTGAAAATGGAGAAGTAACCGGATACGACTATGACAAATTAATAATTACAACTGGATCTTGGCCAGTAACGCCACCGATTCCTGGCTTTGATTTAGAGAATGTTCAATTATGTAAAAACTTCACCCACGCGCAAGAAATTATTAAAAAAGCAAAAGATGCTAAAAATGTTGTAGTAATCGGCGCTGGATATATCGGAATCGAGCTGGTGGAAGCCTTTGAAGAAGCAGATAAAAACGTGACACTAATTGATAGTGAAGCTCGTATTCTTAATCGGTATTTTGACAAAGCATTTACAGATCCTCTAGAAAACACATTTAGAGAACTCGGTGTAAATCTAGCACTCGAACAAACGGTTACGAAGTTTGAAGGTAATAATAAAGTAGAAGCTGTCGTGACAAATAAAGGCTCTTATAAAGCGGACCTCGTCATTATGTGTGTTGGGTTCCGTCCGAATACAGATCTTTTCCAAAATCAATTGGAAACATTACCGAATGGTGCCATTATTGTAGATGAATTTATGAGAACGAGCCGTGAAGATGTATTTGCTGCCGGCGACTGTTGCGCAGTTGCTTACAATCCAACAAAGCAAGCTGCCTATATTCCGCTTGCAACAAATGCAGTTAGAATGGGAACATTAGTCGCACACAACCTGCTTCATCCAGTTCTTGCACATCAAGGAACTCAAGGTACTTCTGGTTTAAAAATCTATCAACACAATTTAGCTTCTACTGGGTTAACGGAAGTAGCTGCTGAAGCAAGTGGCTTGAATGTTCGTAGTACGCTATTAGTAGATAACTATCGTCCAGAATTCATGCCAGAAAATATGGAACTTAAAATTAAACTTGTTTACGAAGTAGATACACACCGAATTGTAGGTGCGCAAGTCTTATCTGATGCAGACTTTACGCAAGCGATGAATACAATGAGCGTTGTGATTCAAAACAATATGACAATTGAGCAATTAGCATTGACTGATTTCTTCTTCCAACCGCACTACAATAAGCCTTGGAATTTCTTAAATCAAGTTGCGTTGCAGGCGATGGGGCAAGTAGCAGAGCGTAAATCTAACTTATTACTTTTAAAATAA
- the trpA gene encoding tryptophan synthase subunit alpha, with amino-acid sequence MGKQKLDKAFQETLEKGDKAFVPYIMAGDGGLDQLEEQLTFLQESGATVVELGIPFSDPVADGPTIQAAGLEALDNGVSLRKVLAELERFKESRKIPIVLMTYINPIYAFGVEKFANACAKAGVDGLIIPDLPLEEEGLIVRKLKDAEIALIRLAALTSTPERIEEIAKRTEGFLYAVTVTGTTGARNEFKQNLAEHLAALTERCNAPVLAGFGVSTPEQVKELSSHCNGVVVGSKIVDALHNGDRASIVELIEASKRVK; translated from the coding sequence ATGGGTAAACAAAAGCTAGATAAAGCTTTTCAAGAAACATTAGAAAAAGGGGATAAAGCCTTTGTCCCCTACATCATGGCAGGTGATGGTGGATTAGATCAGCTTGAAGAACAGCTTACTTTTTTACAAGAAAGCGGAGCGACAGTAGTAGAGCTTGGTATTCCATTCTCTGATCCGGTAGCAGACGGACCGACCATTCAAGCAGCTGGATTAGAAGCTTTAGACAATGGCGTAAGTTTACGCAAAGTGCTAGCTGAGCTAGAACGCTTCAAGGAATCTAGAAAAATTCCAATTGTTTTAATGACATATATCAATCCAATATATGCGTTTGGTGTAGAAAAATTTGCAAATGCTTGTGCGAAGGCGGGAGTAGACGGGTTGATTATTCCAGATCTACCATTGGAAGAAGAAGGACTTATTGTTCGTAAATTAAAAGACGCGGAAATTGCCTTAATTCGCTTAGCGGCACTTACAAGCACCCCAGAGAGAATCGAAGAGATTGCTAAACGGACAGAAGGATTTTTATATGCGGTTACGGTAACTGGAACAACTGGTGCAAGAAATGAATTCAAGCAGAATCTAGCAGAACACTTAGCAGCCTTAACTGAGAGATGCAATGCACCTGTATTGGCTGGATTTGGTGTCTCGACTCCCGAGCAAGTAAAAGAGCTGAGCTCTCATTGTAATGGTGTAGTAGTAGGAAGTAAGATAGTCGATGCCCTTCATAATGGCGACCGTGCATCCATCGTGGAGCTTATTGAAGCATCGAAAAGGGTGAAATGA
- the trpB gene encoding tryptophan synthase subunit beta, translating into MGSYQQPDSNGHFGSFGGRFVPETLMPAVLELEAEYKKAMQDPEFLKQLDYYFKQYVGRETPLYYAEQLSDHIGGPKIYLKREDLNHTGAHKINNAIGQALLTQRMGKKKVVAETGAGQHGVATATVCALLGLECIIFMGKEDIRRQKLNVFRMELLGAKVESVDQGSGTLKDAVNEALRYWVSNVEDTHYIIGSVVGPHPFPQIVRDFQSVIGEETKRQIMDQEGRLPEAVVACIGGGSNSMGMFYPFVEDKAVKLYGVEAGGSGIDTGKHAATLTDGKAGILHGTLTYLLQDEDGQVQEAHSISAGLDYPGVGPEHSHLKEVDRVIYDSITDEEALEALQFLCKAEGILPALESAHAIAYSMKLAKQMKKDELLVVCLSGRGDKDVETVRAALGGEANG; encoded by the coding sequence ATGGGATCCTATCAACAACCAGATTCAAATGGGCACTTTGGTTCCTTTGGAGGTAGATTTGTACCGGAAACCTTAATGCCGGCAGTATTAGAGCTGGAAGCTGAATACAAGAAAGCAATGCAAGACCCGGAATTTTTAAAGCAATTAGATTACTATTTTAAGCAATACGTTGGTCGAGAAACGCCTTTGTATTATGCAGAACAACTTTCCGACCATATAGGCGGCCCCAAAATCTATTTAAAACGAGAAGATTTAAACCATACTGGTGCTCATAAAATCAATAATGCTATCGGGCAAGCGCTATTGACGCAGCGTATGGGTAAGAAAAAAGTCGTAGCGGAAACAGGTGCTGGACAACACGGTGTTGCCACTGCCACAGTCTGTGCCCTACTTGGATTAGAATGTATTATCTTCATGGGAAAAGAAGATATTCGCAGACAGAAGCTGAACGTGTTTCGTATGGAGCTACTAGGTGCGAAAGTGGAAAGTGTAGACCAGGGCAGTGGAACGTTAAAGGATGCGGTAAATGAAGCGTTACGTTACTGGGTTAGTAATGTCGAGGATACCCATTACATTATTGGATCGGTGGTTGGCCCACATCCATTTCCACAAATCGTTCGTGATTTCCAAAGTGTGATTGGGGAAGAGACGAAAAGACAAATAATGGATCAGGAAGGAAGACTTCCAGAAGCGGTTGTAGCCTGTATCGGTGGCGGGAGTAACTCCATGGGAATGTTTTATCCATTTGTGGAGGATAAAGCAGTTAAATTGTACGGAGTCGAAGCAGGTGGATCTGGTATCGATACTGGAAAACATGCAGCTACCTTAACCGATGGAAAGGCAGGTATCTTGCATGGTACGCTAACGTATCTGTTACAAGATGAGGATGGTCAAGTACAAGAAGCGCATTCCATTTCTGCTGGGCTTGATTACCCAGGTGTAGGACCAGAGCATAGTCATCTAAAAGAAGTGGATCGTGTTATCTATGATTCTATAACGGATGAAGAAGCGTTGGAGGCGTTACAATTCTTATGTAAAGCAGAAGGGATTTTACCTGCGTTGGAGAGTGCTCACGCCATTGCGTATAGTATGAAGCTTGCGAAGCAAATGAAAAAGGATGAGCTGTTAGTAGTTTGTCTGTCTGGACGTGGTGACAAGGATGTTGAAACGGTTCGTGCAGCACTTGGAGGTGAAGCAAATGGGTAA
- a CDS encoding phosphoribosylanthranilate isomerase encodes MKVKICGIKTVEAAQHVVMSGADFIGFVFADSKRKITKEQAKEIADSLPSTIRKVGVFVNEDPEVVQEIASTVGLDYVQLHGDETPSYCEQIKVPIIKAFQVHSKKDLNKLERYPCAYYLLDSPAGKYRGGNGETFDWSLAKGLDHLKGKIMLAGGLHAENVQEAITEVSPVGVDISSGVETDGEKDPEKINRFVRAAKQTER; translated from the coding sequence ATGAAAGTGAAAATTTGTGGCATTAAAACAGTAGAAGCAGCACAACATGTCGTGATGTCAGGTGCGGATTTTATTGGGTTTGTATTTGCGGACAGTAAGCGTAAAATAACAAAGGAGCAAGCGAAGGAAATAGCAGATTCTCTTCCTTCAACTATAAGGAAAGTCGGTGTCTTTGTGAACGAAGACCCGGAAGTAGTTCAAGAGATAGCTTCCACTGTTGGATTGGATTACGTCCAGCTGCATGGAGATGAAACGCCGTCTTATTGTGAGCAAATAAAGGTACCAATCATCAAAGCCTTTCAAGTTCACTCTAAGAAGGATTTAAACAAACTCGAGCGTTATCCTTGTGCGTATTATTTATTAGATAGTCCTGCAGGTAAATACCGAGGTGGTAATGGAGAAACCTTTGATTGGTCCCTAGCGAAGGGATTAGACCATCTTAAAGGAAAAATAATGCTAGCTGGCGGACTTCACGCGGAAAACGTGCAAGAAGCGATTACAGAAGTTAGTCCAGTTGGTGTAGATATTTCTAGCGGAGTAGAAACAGACGGAGAAAAAGACCCGGAAAAAATAAATCGTTTTGTACGAGCGGCAAAACAAACAGAAAGGTGA
- the trpC gene encoding indole-3-glycerol phosphate synthase TrpC → MTILDKILAEKEKEVATLKKNYRPEIKIEKQASGSLYRSFMESNNMNIIAEIKRASPSKGVINDQMDPSAQGKKYESYGAGTISVLTDTPFFQGTMEDLLAVRDAVQIPILNKDFIIDEIQIDRAKDYGANVILLIAAALPAKRIEELFYYATNQGLEVLLEVHNLAELDVANGLEVPIIGVNNRNLKTFEVDLGITERLSQHIKRTDALLISESGMKTKEDVERVSRAGARAILVGETMMRSGDLSKTFQELQIPL, encoded by the coding sequence ATGACCATCCTAGATAAAATTTTAGCAGAAAAAGAGAAAGAAGTAGCTACGTTAAAGAAAAATTATCGTCCAGAGATCAAAATAGAAAAACAAGCTTCTGGCTCTTTATATCGATCCTTCATGGAATCTAACAATATGAATATTATTGCAGAAATTAAACGAGCTTCCCCGTCTAAGGGTGTGATTAATGATCAGATGGACCCTAGTGCACAAGGAAAGAAATATGAAAGTTATGGGGCAGGGACTATTTCTGTATTAACGGATACTCCCTTCTTTCAAGGAACAATGGAAGATTTATTAGCGGTAAGAGATGCTGTACAGATTCCTATTTTAAACAAAGACTTTATCATTGATGAGATTCAAATTGATCGGGCAAAGGACTACGGAGCAAATGTGATTCTATTAATCGCTGCAGCGCTACCAGCGAAAAGAATCGAGGAACTTTTTTATTACGCGACAAACCAAGGATTAGAAGTACTTCTAGAAGTTCATAACCTGGCTGAGTTAGACGTTGCCAATGGTTTAGAAGTTCCGATTATCGGAGTGAATAATCGAAACTTAAAAACCTTTGAAGTAGATCTTGGAATAACGGAGCGACTTTCGCAGCACATAAAACGCACCGATGCGTTACTAATCAGTGAAAGTGGCATGAAAACAAAGGAAGATGTAGAAAGAGTGAGTCGTGCAGGAGCACGAGCAATCTTGGTAGGAGAAACGATGATGCGTTCAGGAGACTTATCCAAGACGTTTCAAGAACTACAAATTCCACTGTAG